The genomic window AAATCTGTTGTCCCATAAACGGAAGCCAGATCATTTCCCATAAATCAGTATGAATTCGGACAGCTTCTACGCCAGAATCATAATTGAACAATGAAACTTCAAATTTATCAGTTTTTAAAAATTGTTTTTCTTTTTCGGAAAAAAAAGCGGGATTAAGGTTAATTTTCATTATTATCCTTTAGAAATTTGTCCAAAAACAGGACATATGTGGTTGGGGCAAACGTCAAAGTTTCTTTGAGTATACCTCGACTTCGTTCAGTATACAGATAAGAGCAACGAAATTGAAAATCGCTATAGATTGAAATAATTTGCTAATTAGTGTCTGAACGAAAAATACCTAATTTTAAAAATCCGATCAGGATTTTTGATAGGTATTATTCCGCCAGTGCCTGTTGTGGTTAAAAAATTATTCTTGTTAATTATTTTAGCGATAAAATCACGATTTTTAAACATATTTCTAGATTTTAGGCGCACTTCGCCTATCTACTTGTATTTTTCCATAATCTTATGATCAGGCTGCTCGGTATTTTCTGTTTTCCTCGTATGTAGCCGAATACTTCTTTCGCCTGGATTCACTTTTTCGATGTTGCTCCCCAATAATTGCTCCCAGTTTGTGGATATTGAAGGCTAATATACCCATTGCAACATACTTATTGAATCCAACCTCGCCTTTGTTTCTACATTTTTTTAAACCGTGATTTTGCAATGATGCAATTGCAGACTCTAC from Bacteroidota bacterium includes these protein-coding regions:
- a CDS encoding DUF4432 domain-containing protein, with product MKINLNPAFFSEKEKQFLKTDKFEVSLFNYDSGVEAVRIHTDLWEMIWLPFMGQQI